GGGTCATGGCCATCGAGATCAAGCGCAAGGCGCCCAACGCGCACACCGTCTGCGAGATCGTCAGGGCCCGGTGGGGCGCCCGCGCGCACCTCGTCTTCCTCGCCTTCTGCCTCGCCACCAACGTCATCGTCACCGCCATGCTGCTGCTCGGCGGCTCCGCCGTCGTGCACGCGCTCACCGGCGTCAACGTCTACGCCGCCAGCTTCCTCATCCCGCTCGGCGTCATCGTGTACACGCTCGCCGGCGGGCTCAAGGCCACTTTCCTcgccagctacatccactccgtcgtCGTGCACGCCGTGctcctcgtcttcgtcttcctcgtCTACACCTCCAGCAGCAGCCTCGGCAGCCCCAAGGTGGTGTACGAGCGCCTCCTGGTTGTCGCCAGCGCCGCCAGGGACTGCTCCGGCGACCTCTCGCGCTCTGGTCAGTCTTGCGGCCCCGTCCACGGCAACCTCAAGGGTTCCTACCTCACCATGCTCAGCTCCGGCGgcctcgtcttcggcatcatcaacATCGTCGGCAATTTCGGCACCGTCTTCGTCGACAACGTAAGTGACAGTCTTCCTTAATTGTCCCTCCCGCGCTCCGGTCCGGCGGTGTGCTGGTTTGCTTGATCGATCGCGCATTGGAATTGGATCAATTGCAGGGGTACTGGATGAGCGCGATCGCCGCTCGGCCGTCGTCGACGCACAAGGGGTACCTGCTGGGCGGCCTGGTGTGGTTCGCGGTGCCATTCTCGCTGGCAACATCGCTCGGCCTCGGCGCGCTCGCCCTCGACCTCCCCATCACCGCGGCGGAGGCGGCAAAGGGCCTCGTCCCGCCGGCCACCGCCACCGCGCTCATGGGCAAGCCCGGCTCCGTCCTCCTCCTCACGATGCTCTTCATGGCCGTCACCTCCGCTGGCTCCGCAGAGCTCGTCGCCGTCTCCACCCTCTTCACCTACGACATCTACCGCACCTACGTCAACCCGGGCGCCTCCGGTAAGCAGATCCTCCTCGTGTCCAGGGCCGTCATCCTCGCCTTCGGATGCTCCATGGGCGTCCTGGCCGTCGTCCTCAACCTCGTGGGCGTGTCCCTCGGGTGGATGTACCTGGCCATGGGCGTCCTCGTGGGCTCCGCCGTCATCCCCATCGCTCTGCTGCTGCTCTGGAGCAAGGCCAACGCCTTCGGCGCCATGCTCGGCACCATCAGCGGCTGCGTCCTCGGCGTGATCGTCTGGCTCACGGTGGCCAAGGTGCAGTACGGCCGCGTCAACCTGGACACCACCGGCCGGAACGCGCCCATGCTGGCGGGCAACCTGGTGTCCATACTGCTGGGCGGGGCCGTGCACGGCGTGTGCAGCCTGGTGTCGCCGCAGAACTACGACTGGGAGAGCAGCAGGCGGATCACGACGGTGGAGAGCGTGgccgccgaagacgacgacgagcTCCAGGAGGCGAAGCTGGTGCACGCCAAGCGGTGGATCGTCAAGTGGGGCCTGGTGTTCACGGTCGTGATCGTGGTGCTGTGGCCGGCGCTGTCGGTGCCGGCGGGGAGGTTCAGCCTGGGGTACTTCACGCTGTGGGCGGCGATCGCGATCGCGTGGGGCACGGTGGGCTCGGC
The sequence above is a segment of the Triticum dicoccoides isolate Atlit2015 ecotype Zavitan chromosome 1A, WEW_v2.0, whole genome shotgun sequence genome. Coding sequences within it:
- the LOC119273877 gene encoding urea-proton symporter DUR3, translating into MSGGGGVVCPPPELGFGGQYYSVVDGVCSRDESFFGGKPVLTQAVGYAVVLGFGAFFALFTSFLVWLEKRYVGGSQLQTSEWFNTAGRSVKTGLIASVIVSQWTWAATILQSSNVAWQYGVSGPFWYASGATVQVLLFGVMAIEIKRKAPNAHTVCEIVRARWGARAHLVFLAFCLATNVIVTAMLLLGGSAVVHALTGVNVYAASFLIPLGVIVYTLAGGLKATFLASYIHSVVVHAVLLVFVFLVYTSSSSLGSPKVVYERLLVVASAARDCSGDLSRSGQSCGPVHGNLKGSYLTMLSSGGLVFGIINIVGNFGTVFVDNGYWMSAIAARPSSTHKGYLLGGLVWFAVPFSLATSLGLGALALDLPITAAEAAKGLVPPATATALMGKPGSVLLLTMLFMAVTSAGSAELVAVSTLFTYDIYRTYVNPGASGKQILLVSRAVILAFGCSMGVLAVVLNLVGVSLGWMYLAMGVLVGSAVIPIALLLLWSKANAFGAMLGTISGCVLGVIVWLTVAKVQYGRVNLDTTGRNAPMLAGNLVSILLGGAVHGVCSLVSPQNYDWESSRRITTVESVAAEDDDELQEAKLVHAKRWIVKWGLVFTVVIVVLWPALSVPAGRFSLGYFTLWAAIAIAWGTVGSAVIILMPLVESWDTISMVCAGMLTNDIVYQRLDDVNLRLRAIMGAMPEAEKRYQQLQRKDEVEMHPAGTHPADDSDHLLEN